One segment of Thermococcus sp. AM4 DNA contains the following:
- a CDS encoding M67 family metallopeptidase: MEMKLVLGEGLRKKLIEKARGSPVEVCGFLFGKKTDEMLQVVEVRFVPNRLNSPRAFEMEPEAMLEALEWGEERKLDVVGIFHSHLGCPAVPSERDLRGMLLWPVVWLIFSDVEGLRAWVLENEQTREVEIEVGGGEERQAMSSTS; the protein is encoded by the coding sequence ATGGAGATGAAGCTCGTCCTCGGGGAAGGACTCAGGAAAAAATTGATCGAGAAGGCACGAGGCTCTCCCGTTGAGGTGTGCGGATTTCTCTTCGGGAAAAAGACGGATGAGATGCTCCAGGTCGTTGAAGTTAGGTTCGTTCCAAACAGACTGAACTCTCCAAGGGCTTTTGAGATGGAGCCCGAGGCGATGCTGGAGGCACTCGAATGGGGTGAGGAGAGGAAACTCGATGTCGTCGGGATCTTCCACTCCCATCTCGGCTGTCCGGCCGTGCCGAGCGAAAGGGATCTAAGGGGGATGCTGCTCTGGCCTGTGGTGTGGCTGATCTTCTCGGACGTTGAGGGACTGAGGGCGTGGGTTCTGGAGAATGAACAAACGAGGGAAGTGGAAATAGAAGTTGGAGGAGGGGAGGAGCGTCAGGCTATGAGCTCGACCTCGTAG